The segment ATTTTCTTCTTTtgctataatttttatatattggtcatcatatttaatttttttggtttttcctACACTCATCAAAGTCAACTAAAACAGTCAACAACAACGTCTATTAATCTATAAACAAAAACGACATTCAAATCAGGCGAACACGGCCCATGCGGAGTTtgaccacaaaactttaacggtttgacaactttggttcattttctaaaaaattgctaattcctacccctttaattctttagttATTTTGACACTTTTCGTCCTTAAAGTCAAAACTTTTATATATTTTCATAAATAAcaccaaaaaaataataataataataaatggaaCGGAGCAAACCCGAGTTTTTCACCCTTGCACTTTCTACGTCTGTCATTTGCttattttgctataatttttctatattggtcatcatatttaattttttttttcctacCTCACCAAAGTCAACTAAAACAGTAACAACAACGTCTATTAATCTATAAACAAAAACGACATTCAAATGAGACACACACGATCCATACGGAAATGGACAAAATATCTAGTTCATATAAAACACTACCTTAGTTATCCAACAAAAAGAAGTGCACGGGAAATTCGTGAATCCAAGCTTTTCGCGCATATTTCAGTAAGCCATTTTGTTTGTAGCTTGGTTAAATAATCTATATATTGTATTTATTTGGTGGGCTGGCCTCTTTTTATTTAAAACCACAATTGTAATCAAATAAAAGGATAAGCCCAATCAAAGtaacataacatatataaaacGCTTAACAAAGTCATAAATCTAATAATCCATCAGCATGTTGTTGGTAGTTTTGCTTAATAGCTTTATTTACTTGAACAAAAGAAATGTGTCAGACCTTGGGTTTGTGTTCAGGCCTGTGACTGAACTCAAAGTCAGTATGAACAAATGCCCGCTCAACTTGAGGCAGCTGTTCAAGCTTTTCTTGTAGCATTTCACCAATATTATGAGCTTCGCTCAGCCGCATATCCTCTGGCAACACAATGTCTACCTCCACAAAATAATGAGAACCAATTGTGTATGCTCTGACTGTGTCAATATGCTTTATTTCTTCATGGTGGTTCCATACCAAATACGTCAATTTTGTTAGAAATTCTGGTGGAGCCGATCTCCCAATCAATGACCCCACATTCTCGATAACCGTTCCTGACCAGTTATGAATTGTATAGACTGCTATCTGCAAATGAAATAACAACCTATattcattgatttttttttatccaaataCAAAAAGTAAGTTTATAAAAGTTGAATGTTGTAataaaagagaaagaaaaaagaaCTGAATAGATAGGATGCTATTATAGTCTGGTATGTTTGTATACTCACAGTTATAGCTCCAACGGGATCAATCCACCACTTATAGCGCACAGCTAAGATAGTCGAAACTAATCCCACCGAATTGGTGATGACATCAAACAAATGGTCCTGAGCATACGCCCTCACAAGTTCATTTTCGAATCTCCGGCAATAGACCATCAGCATAAACTTGATCAACGTCACACTCACCATGATGCCAATCACCCATTTCTCATTATCACGATTCATGTCTGGGATTGTCTGCAACCAAAAAGATAAATATATGTATCAAGATTTGGAGTATTAACAGATATTTTTTTTTGAAGCTACACACCTTGGAAATGAGTTGTCTGGCAGACTCTAGCAATATCTGGAACCCAAGAGTTGCCATTACTGAAGCAAAAACAATAATGCCCTGTAGTCGTACTAACATGATTAGTTCCAACAGTAGATGTGCATTTACATATTCAATGGGGCCCGGCCCCTGATTTTGAAAATTATATTTTGTTGAAAAAACACAACCAAAGAGCTTACAACAGGCTGCATCCTCTTCTTTCCGATTGGATAGTGATactgattagggtttctcatagcATATGCAGTAAACCATAAAATAAATCCGGATAACAAGTCCAAGAGTGAATCCAAGGTTGATGCAATGACTGCTAGAGATCTGCTCTCAAAAGAAGCATAAACTTTTGCAATGAAAAGGACCAAATTAGCCAGGTTTGACACATAGATTGCCATTCTCTCACTCTTAGCAAGATTCTCTATTTCATCCTGGAACAAACAAAAATAGTCAGAAGATTCATTGTGCTTTATTTATATAATTGCAACTAGCATATGGATTCTGTGAAAATGTGTATGAAACCAACCTCTGTTAATGCTCCTGGTACACACCCTGATTCGTTTATTGTTTCCATCTCATTGAAACCTTCAAGTAGTCTTTCCTGTTTCTTATAGTACTCTTGAACCTTTCCGTGTTTCCCTGAACATAGACACAATTGTGTAAGCAATAACAACTCCCATTTCTCCGGTGAATGGCAAGGCTATAGCATCCACAATAGGAGCTTACCGGAGACCTTTTTCGTAAATAATTTTGTCAAAGTCAAAAAGTTATTATGACAACTTTTTCGTTACATAGCTTAATCACTTTTCCTGTAAATTTACAGTTCAATAAATTAACAGATAA is part of the Lactuca sativa cultivar Salinas chromosome 7, Lsat_Salinas_v11, whole genome shotgun sequence genome and harbors:
- the LOC111897069 gene encoding metal tolerance protein 9 — encoded protein: MEGDAGITDDSLAAAATDRASLLSPPAPQPSSWRLNIDHFRLPQTTSSSSPNPSSTSLGRFSAFRRLFRRTPRKHGKVQEYYKKQERLLEGFNEMETINESGCVPGALTEDEIENLAKSERMAIYVSNLANLVLFIAKVYASFESRSLAVIASTLDSLLDLLSGFILWFTAYAMRNPNQYHYPIGKKRMQPVGIIVFASVMATLGFQILLESARQLISKTIPDMNRDNEKWVIGIMVSVTLIKFMLMVYCRRFENELVRAYAQDHLFDVITNSVGLVSTILAVRYKWWIDPVGAITIAVYTIHNWSGTVIENVGSLIGRSAPPEFLTKLTYLVWNHHEEIKHIDTVRAYTIGSHYFVEVDIVLPEDMRLSEAHNIGEMLQEKLEQLPQVERAFVHTDFEFSHRPEHKPKV